In Allomuricauda ruestringensis DSM 13258, the following proteins share a genomic window:
- a CDS encoding exonuclease domain-containing protein, whose translation MYAILDIESTGGKYNEEGITEIAIHRFDGYQIVDKFICLVNPEREIQPFVAKLTGINNKMLRSAPKFHEVAKRIVEITEGTILVAHNAQFDYRILRTEFRRLGYDYQRKTLCTVDLSKQLIPEAESHSLGKLARSLGIPMSDRHRANGDALATLKLFKLLLNKDSDKRIITEVIREETHGELSPNQLDMVFSLPSETGVYYMHDKDGEIIFLGKTKNIKKRVNQHFTNVGKLARKLQKETKKVTYETTGSELIAILKAYLEQKKNKPRYNHVSNKKLFTHTIDFSQNGTEHIVLGVEKNKLLEPKKMAFNGTQAAKSFLNKISDEFELCPSSLGTDVSSYHQEPVGANALACNEKVLSAFDRYSIRNKNMALIDRGRETGERSFILIKNGKLQGFGYVELNHQINNIHILESIMTPMRSDENTTFIVETYLRKNNRLKTIPLTP comes from the coding sequence ATGTACGCCATACTCGACATTGAAAGCACGGGAGGAAAATACAATGAGGAAGGCATTACCGAGATTGCCATCCACAGGTTTGATGGGTACCAGATAGTTGACAAATTCATCTGTTTGGTCAATCCTGAAAGGGAAATACAACCTTTTGTAGCAAAGTTGACAGGTATCAACAACAAAATGCTACGTTCCGCACCCAAGTTTCACGAAGTAGCCAAACGTATTGTAGAAATAACGGAAGGAACTATTTTGGTGGCGCACAATGCCCAGTTTGATTACCGGATCCTCCGAACCGAGTTCAGAAGACTTGGCTACGATTATCAACGAAAAACGCTTTGTACGGTCGACCTATCCAAACAACTGATACCGGAAGCAGAATCGCATAGTTTGGGGAAATTAGCCCGTTCGCTCGGCATTCCCATGAGTGACAGACATCGTGCCAATGGCGATGCACTTGCTACCCTGAAACTCTTCAAGTTGTTGTTGAACAAAGATTCGGACAAAAGAATCATCACCGAAGTTATTCGCGAGGAAACGCATGGAGAACTTTCGCCAAATCAATTGGATATGGTTTTCAGCTTACCGTCTGAAACCGGCGTGTACTATATGCACGACAAAGATGGGGAAATCATCTTTTTGGGAAAAACCAAGAACATCAAAAAAAGAGTGAACCAGCACTTTACCAATGTGGGCAAACTGGCACGGAAACTTCAAAAAGAAACAAAAAAAGTAACATACGAAACCACGGGAAGTGAGCTTATAGCCATTTTGAAGGCTTATTTGGAGCAAAAAAAGAACAAACCAAGATACAACCACGTTTCCAATAAAAAACTTTTTACCCACACCATAGATTTTAGTCAAAACGGAACCGAACATATTGTTTTGGGGGTAGAAAAAAACAAGTTGCTCGAGCCTAAAAAAATGGCATTTAACGGAACTCAGGCGGCAAAGAGCTTTTTAAACAAAATATCAGACGAATTTGAGCTTTGCCCTTCCTCTTTGGGAACAGATGTGTCAAGTTATCATCAAGAACCTGTAGGTGCCAACGCATTAGCCTGTAACGAAAAAGTACTTTCCGCTTTTGATAGGTACAGCATCCGAAATAAAAATATGGCGTTGATAGACCGCGGCAGGGAAACCGGGGAGCGCAGTTTTATATTGATCAAAAATGGTAAACTTCAAGGATTTGGTTATGTGGAACTCAACCATCAAATCAATAATATTCATATCTTGGAGTCTATTATGACCCCAATGCGGAGTGATGAAAACACTACATTTATCGTAGAAACCTATCTGAGAAAAAACAACCGACTTAAAACCATACCACTAACCCCCTGA
- a CDS encoding DUF1015 domain-containing protein yields MAIVKPFKAIRPTKDKAFFVASRSYEEYSKEELKAVLQYNPFSFLHIINPGFKFEKTIKGKERFGLVHNRYLEFLEENIFQKDDEPSFYLYQIEKDDFKSLGFFCACSVDDYRNNVIKKHEDTIQDREELFADYLHTVGFNAEPVLMTYEDNALVDEIFQRKIERQPEYDFTTTDRVNHKLWKISYLEGIEKLEKAFGDLNALYIADGHHRSASSSLLADLKKSENNDHTGEEAYNYFMAYLIPESQMRVFEFNRMVKDLNGFSKKEFLIRLDEHFRIEKREDGLSKPSKKHEFSMCLEGEFYTLHFRKTNHEFTDALSKLDTQILYKTILEPILGITDLRNDKRICYGYGKNNLIQMKDLVDSGNYAVGFSLVPTTIEEIKAIADAGLVMPPKSTYIEPKLRSGLAIYEL; encoded by the coding sequence ATGGCCATTGTAAAGCCTTTTAAGGCCATTCGCCCTACAAAGGACAAAGCATTTTTTGTAGCATCACGCTCCTACGAAGAGTATTCCAAAGAGGAATTGAAAGCGGTATTACAGTACAACCCTTTCTCATTTTTACACATCATCAACCCTGGGTTCAAGTTTGAAAAAACCATCAAAGGAAAGGAACGTTTTGGCCTTGTTCACAATCGGTATTTGGAGTTTTTGGAGGAAAACATCTTTCAAAAAGACGATGAACCTAGCTTTTATCTATATCAAATTGAAAAAGATGATTTTAAGAGCTTGGGGTTCTTTTGTGCCTGCAGCGTGGATGATTACCGAAATAACGTCATTAAAAAGCACGAAGATACCATTCAGGATCGAGAAGAGCTTTTTGCGGACTATTTGCATACCGTAGGGTTCAACGCAGAGCCCGTTTTAATGACCTATGAGGACAATGCGCTGGTTGATGAAATCTTTCAACGTAAAATTGAACGGCAGCCAGAATACGATTTTACCACAACAGATAGAGTGAACCATAAACTTTGGAAGATTTCGTATCTCGAAGGGATTGAAAAACTGGAAAAGGCCTTTGGCGACCTCAATGCGCTCTATATTGCCGATGGACATCACCGTAGTGCATCATCGAGCTTATTGGCTGATCTAAAAAAGTCTGAAAACAACGACCATACCGGTGAGGAAGCCTACAACTATTTTATGGCCTACCTTATTCCCGAATCACAAATGAGGGTCTTTGAGTTCAACCGTATGGTAAAAGATTTAAACGGATTTTCTAAAAAAGAATTCTTAATTCGACTGGATGAACATTTCAGAATAGAAAAAAGAGAGGACGGACTGTCCAAACCATCCAAAAAGCATGAATTCAGTATGTGTTTGGAAGGTGAGTTCTACACCCTTCATTTTCGAAAAACCAATCATGAGTTTACCGATGCGTTAAGCAAATTGGATACTCAAATCCTTTACAAAACCATTCTGGAACCTATTTTGGGCATCACAGATTTAAGAAATGACAAACGGATTTGCTACGGGTATGGCAAAAACAACCTTATTCAGATGAAAGATTTAGTGGATTCTGGCAACTATGCCGTCGGTTTTAGCCTAGTTCCCACCACTATTGAAGAAATTAAGGCAATAGCCGATGCAGGTTTGGTAATGCCCCCAAAAAGCACGTATATTGAGCCTAAGCTCCGTAGCGGGCTAGCTATTTATGAATTATAA
- a CDS encoding YggS family pyridoxal phosphate-dependent enzyme, with translation MSVKDNIDKIKSELPEGVTLVAVSKTKPNEDILEAYEAGQRVFGENKVQEMVQKWEDLPKDIEWHMIGHVQRNKVKYMAEFVSLIHGVDSPRLLKEINKQAKKHDRVIPCLLQIHIAEEDTKFGLDEKELYELIDSDAFKAMANIKIVGLMGMATFTDDMGQVKREFAQLKSMFDTLEDKQMGISILSMGMSGDYAIAIEEGSTMVRIGSSIFGARNYS, from the coding sequence ATGTCCGTAAAAGATAATATTGACAAAATAAAATCCGAACTTCCCGAAGGAGTCACCTTGGTTGCCGTTTCCAAAACCAAACCCAACGAGGATATTTTGGAAGCCTACGAGGCAGGACAACGGGTGTTCGGGGAAAACAAAGTGCAGGAGATGGTCCAAAAATGGGAAGATTTGCCCAAGGACATTGAATGGCACATGATTGGCCACGTACAGCGCAATAAGGTCAAATACATGGCCGAGTTTGTTTCCTTGATTCATGGGGTGGACAGCCCAAGGTTGTTGAAGGAAATCAACAAACAGGCTAAAAAGCACGACCGAGTAATTCCTTGTTTACTTCAAATTCATATTGCCGAGGAGGATACCAAATTTGGTCTGGACGAAAAGGAATTGTACGAACTTATCGATTCCGATGCGTTCAAAGCGATGGCAAACATCAAAATAGTTGGCTTAATGGGCATGGCCACCTTTACGGACGATATGGGTCAAGTGAAAAGAGAGTTTGCCCAGCTCAAATCCATGTTTGATACACTTGAAGATAAACAGATGGGTATCTCCATCCTTTCCATGGGCATGAGCGGTGATTATGCAATTGCAATTGAGGAAGGTAGCACTATGGTACGAATTGGAAGCAGTATATTTGGGGCAAGAAATTATTCATAA
- a CDS encoding DUF6503 family protein encodes MKKILIPLMLVLAIGCKQEPKKALTAQAIIDNSIADSGGKLFDDHKVTFDFRDKTYVSESIDGQRVFKRISDLDSTTIIDIKRGDDFERYMNDSLVMVHDTMAVKYANSINSVHYFVRLPYGLNDAAVNKELLGKETIEDKEYYKVKVTFDQQGGGDDFEDTYLYWFDLKTFKPTYLAYDFHADGGGQRFRKAYNERYVKGIRFVDYENYKPKNDSSGILEIGQQYNEGGLELLSKIELKNISVEKN; translated from the coding sequence ATGAAAAAAATTTTAATCCCCCTAATGCTTGTTTTAGCCATTGGATGCAAACAAGAACCAAAGAAAGCCTTGACGGCCCAAGCAATTATTGACAATTCCATTGCCGATAGTGGAGGAAAGTTGTTCGACGATCACAAAGTAACTTTTGATTTCCGGGACAAGACCTATGTTTCAGAAAGTATTGATGGTCAACGTGTTTTTAAAAGAATATCCGATTTGGACTCCACAACCATTATAGATATCAAGCGCGGTGATGACTTTGAGCGTTATATGAACGATTCTTTGGTCATGGTCCACGATACCATGGCGGTGAAATACGCCAACTCCATAAATTCCGTACACTATTTTGTGCGATTGCCCTATGGGTTAAATGATGCTGCCGTTAACAAAGAGCTTTTGGGCAAAGAAACTATTGAAGACAAGGAATATTACAAAGTAAAAGTCACTTTTGACCAACAGGGCGGGGGCGATGACTTTGAAGATACTTACTTGTATTGGTTTGATTTGAAGACTTTTAAACCCACTTACTTAGCTTATGACTTTCATGCGGATGGGGGAGGGCAACGTTTCAGGAAAGCCTATAATGAGCGTTACGTAAAAGGTATCCGTTTTGTGGATTATGAAAACTACAAACCTAAAAATGATTCCTCAGGAATTTTGGAAATCGGTCAGCAATACAACGAGGGCGGGTTGGAACTATTATCAAAAATAGAACTCAAAAACATTTCTGTCGAGAAAAACTAG
- a CDS encoding ion transporter, with translation MKEHKPQSKWKNKLHEVIYEADTPSGKLFDIVLFILIIISVILVMLESVDEFDQRYHKTLLTLEWVITIFFTLEYIARLISIKKPLKYVFSFYGIIDFLSTIPLYLSYILAGSQVLLAVRAFRLLRIFRILKLVKFMGEASQLQSALKASRAKIAVFIYVVLILSVIMGTLMYLVEGDKAGFTSIPRSIYWTIVTLTTVGYGDIAPQTNLGQLLATVIMILGYGIIAVPTGIVTAEFTRNKKNKEVDDKSVLVHVNTQACPSCSIEGHRDDATHCFNCGHPL, from the coding sequence TTGAAAGAACACAAGCCACAATCTAAATGGAAAAACAAACTTCATGAAGTTATTTATGAAGCGGACACTCCATCGGGTAAGCTTTTTGACATTGTTCTTTTTATCCTGATCATCATCAGTGTTATTTTGGTGATGTTGGAGAGTGTTGATGAATTTGACCAACGCTACCATAAAACCCTGTTGACCCTTGAATGGGTGATTACAATTTTCTTCACTCTAGAATACATCGCCCGCTTGATAAGCATCAAAAAACCATTAAAGTACGTTTTCAGTTTTTATGGCATCATTGATTTCTTATCAACAATACCGCTTTACCTCTCCTATATATTAGCAGGTTCGCAAGTGTTGTTGGCAGTAAGGGCGTTCCGCTTACTACGGATTTTCAGGATACTGAAACTCGTTAAATTTATGGGCGAAGCTTCCCAATTGCAGTCAGCTTTAAAGGCCAGTCGGGCCAAAATTGCAGTCTTCATCTATGTGGTTTTGATTTTATCCGTGATCATGGGTACATTAATGTATCTTGTTGAAGGAGACAAGGCAGGTTTCACCAGTATTCCAAGGAGTATTTATTGGACTATAGTTACGCTCACCACCGTTGGGTATGGAGATATTGCACCACAGACTAATTTGGGCCAACTTCTCGCCACGGTAATCATGATTTTGGGTTACGGAATCATTGCCGTACCTACCGGAATCGTTACTGCGGAATTTACCCGCAACAAAAAAAACAAAGAGGTAGATGACAAAAGTGTTTTAGTGCATGTAAACACCCAAGCCTGCCCCAGTTGTAGTATAGAAGGGCACCGAGACGATGCTACGCATTGCTTTAATTGTGGACATCCGCTATGA
- a CDS encoding Gfo/Idh/MocA family protein, giving the protein MLKVGVLGAGHLGKIHLRLLNQSDKYELVGFYDPDEINAKKVAAEFGYSHYENINNLIDTVDVVDIVTPTLSHFDCAKKSIEKGRHIFIEKPITNTLEEAEELLELSKKHGVKGQVGHVERFNPAFLAVKDKIENPMFIETHRLAEFNPRGTDVPVVLDLMIHDIDAILSVVPSEVEKINASGVSVISQSPDIANARIQFKNGCVANLTSSRISLKNMRKSRFFQRDAYISVDFLEKKVEVVKMKDAPENPGDFDMILQNAEGEKKQIYFENPEIDVNNAILDELETFADAINNDTTPIVSLEQGTNALRVALQIIESFKD; this is encoded by the coding sequence ATGCTAAAAGTTGGTGTCCTGGGAGCAGGACATTTAGGAAAAATACACCTAAGGCTCTTAAACCAATCGGACAAATACGAACTCGTTGGATTTTATGATCCAGACGAGATAAATGCTAAAAAAGTAGCTGCTGAATTTGGTTATTCCCACTACGAAAATATCAACAATTTGATTGACACTGTAGATGTTGTTGATATTGTAACGCCAACCTTATCCCATTTTGATTGTGCCAAAAAATCCATCGAAAAAGGCAGGCACATTTTCATAGAAAAGCCTATTACCAACACGCTTGAAGAAGCTGAAGAACTGCTAGAGCTCTCTAAAAAACACGGTGTAAAAGGCCAAGTAGGCCACGTGGAGCGCTTTAATCCCGCATTTTTGGCCGTGAAAGACAAAATCGAGAACCCCATGTTCATCGAAACGCATCGTTTGGCGGAATTTAACCCCAGAGGCACGGATGTCCCCGTAGTATTGGACCTGATGATCCACGATATTGATGCGATTTTGAGCGTGGTGCCTTCGGAAGTGGAGAAAATAAACGCAAGTGGCGTTTCCGTAATCAGTCAATCGCCCGATATCGCCAATGCACGCATCCAGTTTAAAAATGGTTGTGTCGCCAACCTTACTTCCAGCCGTATTTCGTTGAAAAATATGCGTAAGTCACGCTTTTTTCAACGGGACGCTTACATTTCTGTTGACTTTTTAGAGAAAAAGGTGGAAGTGGTAAAAATGAAGGATGCACCCGAAAACCCTGGAGATTTTGATATGATTCTTCAAAATGCCGAAGGAGAAAAGAAACAAATCTATTTTGAAAACCCTGAAATAGATGTCAACAATGCCATTTTGGACGAATTGGAAACTTTTGCCGACGCCATCAACAACGATACTACCCCAATCGTGAGTTTGGAACAAGGAACCAACGCTCTCCGAGTGGCCCTTCAGATAATTGAGTCTTTTAAAGATTAA
- a CDS encoding protein-L-isoaspartate(D-aspartate) O-methyltransferase has translation MKDTHKHKGMRNNLAEIVAAKGVTDKKVLEAIKTIPRHLFLDSGFEDHAYQDKAFPIGADQTISQPYTVAFQSELLEVKPNAKILEIGTGSGYQTAVLLHLRAKVYTIERQLELFKTTRLFFNKMHYRPKKMIFGDGYKGLPEEAPFDGIIVTAGAPEVPRPLLSQLKVGGRLVIPVGVDEQIMTLFERKSEKEFEKKEFGSFRFVPLLEDKN, from the coding sequence ATGAAGGATACGCACAAGCACAAGGGAATGCGGAATAACTTGGCCGAGATTGTTGCTGCCAAGGGAGTTACGGACAAAAAAGTATTGGAAGCCATAAAAACTATTCCGAGGCATTTGTTTTTGGACAGTGGTTTTGAGGACCACGCTTATCAGGATAAAGCGTTTCCCATTGGTGCGGACCAAACCATATCCCAACCATACACCGTTGCTTTCCAAAGTGAATTGTTGGAGGTGAAACCCAATGCCAAAATATTGGAGATTGGTACGGGAAGCGGATATCAAACAGCTGTTCTGTTACATTTAAGGGCGAAGGTGTACACCATTGAGCGTCAATTGGAATTGTTTAAGACAACCCGATTGTTTTTCAATAAAATGCATTATCGTCCCAAGAAAATGATTTTTGGCGATGGCTACAAAGGATTGCCTGAAGAAGCTCCTTTTGATGGGATCATTGTGACAGCGGGCGCTCCCGAGGTACCTAGACCACTATTGTCCCAATTGAAAGTAGGGGGTAGGTTGGTAATTCCTGTTGGAGTGGATGAACAGATTATGACCTTGTTCGAGAGAAAGTCAGAAAAAGAGTTTGAGAAAAAGGAATTTGGGTCTTTCCGATTTGTTCCTTTGCTGGAAGACAAGAATTGA
- the miaA gene encoding tRNA (adenosine(37)-N6)-dimethylallyltransferase MiaA — translation MSTKVLLAVVGPTAIGKTSLGIQLAKHFDTEIISADSRQFFKEMEIGTAVPSKEELNEAPHHFIQHKSIFEPYSVGDFEKEAIKLLDGLFQKKDIAVMVGGSGLYVDAVVSGLDEFPEVNPKIRELLNQKLEEQGLESLQKELKQRDPDYYKTVDQDNPHRLIRALEVSIAANKPYSLFLGQPKTGRGFKTLYIGIEAPREVVYERINARVDLMMKVGLLEEAEKLYPHRKLNALQTVGYKELFEYIDGHCSLDFAVSEIKKNTRRFAKRQLTWLRKNEAILWVPYNGEPGQVLQMVTDQLKNNLYA, via the coding sequence ATGAGCACAAAAGTTTTATTAGCTGTGGTAGGACCTACCGCCATCGGGAAAACCTCGCTTGGAATCCAATTGGCGAAGCATTTTGATACTGAAATAATCTCTGCCGACTCCAGGCAGTTTTTTAAGGAAATGGAAATAGGGACGGCTGTTCCGTCCAAAGAGGAATTGAACGAGGCACCCCACCATTTTATACAGCACAAAAGTATTTTTGAACCCTATTCCGTTGGTGATTTTGAGAAAGAAGCCATTAAGCTGTTGGATGGTTTATTTCAAAAAAAAGATATTGCCGTAATGGTAGGCGGTAGTGGCCTGTATGTTGATGCGGTTGTATCCGGATTGGATGAATTTCCGGAGGTTAACCCAAAAATAAGGGAATTGTTGAATCAAAAACTAGAGGAGCAAGGATTGGAAAGTCTTCAAAAAGAATTGAAGCAAAGAGACCCCGACTATTACAAAACTGTTGATCAGGACAACCCTCATAGGCTGATTCGAGCTTTGGAGGTGTCCATAGCCGCCAACAAACCTTACTCATTGTTCTTGGGCCAACCCAAAACCGGAAGGGGCTTCAAAACGCTTTATATTGGTATTGAAGCACCAAGAGAAGTTGTTTATGAGCGGATAAATGCCAGGGTGGACCTTATGATGAAGGTCGGATTGCTGGAGGAAGCTGAAAAACTATATCCTCACAGAAAACTGAACGCCTTGCAAACAGTTGGTTACAAAGAACTTTTTGAATATATTGATGGGCATTGCAGTTTAGACTTTGCTGTTTCAGAAATTAAAAAAAACACAAGACGATTTGCAAAGCGGCAACTTACATGGTTGCGGAAAAATGAAGCTATTTTGTGGGTACCTTATAACGGCGAGCCCGGTCAAGTACTGCAAATGGTTACAGACCAACTAAAAAACAACCTCTATGCCTAA
- a CDS encoding 3-hydroxybutyryl-CoA dehydrogenase, producing the protein MKKIAVIGAGTMGNGIAHVFAQNGYKVNLVDIAQASLNKGLATITKNLDRMIAKEVIDEAKKEATLANITTYTDLKDGVSDTDLVVEAATENLDIKLKIFEDLDAICKAETILATNTSSISITKIGAATKRPEKVIGMHFMNPVPIMKLVEIIRGYSTSDEVTETIMELSKKLGKTPTEVNDYPGFVANRILMPMINESIETLYNGVAGVEEIDTVMKLGMAHPMGPLQLADFIGLDVCLSILNVMYDGFKNPKYAPCPLLVNMVMAGKLGVKSGEGFYDYSESRKAENISVQFK; encoded by the coding sequence ATGAAAAAAATAGCAGTGATCGGCGCGGGGACCATGGGCAACGGTATTGCCCATGTTTTCGCACAAAATGGTTACAAAGTAAATCTGGTGGACATTGCACAGGCATCTTTAAATAAAGGCTTGGCGACCATTACGAAAAATTTGGACCGTATGATTGCCAAAGAGGTAATCGACGAGGCCAAAAAAGAGGCAACCCTAGCCAACATTACCACATACACCGATTTAAAAGATGGTGTTTCCGATACGGATTTAGTTGTTGAAGCTGCCACGGAGAACTTGGATATTAAACTGAAGATTTTTGAAGATTTGGATGCAATCTGCAAAGCAGAAACCATTTTGGCCACCAACACATCTTCTATTTCAATAACTAAGATTGGTGCTGCAACAAAACGTCCAGAGAAAGTAATTGGAATGCACTTTATGAATCCTGTTCCAATTATGAAATTGGTCGAGATCATACGTGGATATAGCACATCGGACGAAGTAACGGAAACCATTATGGAACTTTCCAAAAAATTGGGCAAAACTCCAACAGAGGTAAACGATTACCCGGGATTTGTGGCCAATCGTATTTTAATGCCGATGATCAATGAATCCATTGAAACCCTGTATAATGGGGTTGCTGGTGTTGAAGAAATTGATACCGTAATGAAGTTGGGTATGGCGCATCCCATGGGGCCACTTCAATTGGCCGATTTTATTGGATTGGATGTATGCCTTTCCATTTTGAACGTAATGTATGATGGGTTCAAAAACCCAAAATACGCCCCTTGCCCCCTACTCGTTAATATGGTGATGGCCGGCAAATTGGGCGTAAAATCAGGTGAAGGTTTTTATGATTATTCCGAATCCAGAAAAGCTGAAAATATTTCCGTTCAATTCAAATAA
- the smpB gene encoding SsrA-binding protein SmpB, with the protein MQKNINIKNRRARFDYEILDTYTAGIVLGGTEIKSLRLGKASISQSFCEFNDKGELFVVNMQIDEYSHGGHYNHAPKAVRKLLLNKRELKKLQKEVAATGLTIVPLKVFINDRGLAKMNIGLAKGKKLYDKRETIKSRDSKRNLDRIKKSFNN; encoded by the coding sequence ATGCAGAAAAATATCAATATAAAAAATAGAAGGGCCCGATTTGATTACGAAATATTGGACACCTATACGGCAGGTATTGTTTTGGGTGGTACCGAAATAAAATCACTCCGATTGGGCAAAGCTTCCATTTCACAAAGCTTTTGTGAATTCAATGACAAAGGCGAACTTTTTGTTGTCAACATGCAGATTGATGAATACAGTCACGGAGGACATTACAACCATGCCCCAAAGGCTGTACGTAAACTGCTGCTCAACAAGCGTGAACTAAAAAAGCTTCAAAAGGAGGTGGCCGCCACGGGCCTCACCATTGTTCCGCTCAAAGTTTTTATAAATGATAGAGGTCTAGCCAAAATGAACATTGGCCTAGCCAAGGGTAAAAAACTATACGACAAACGCGAAACCATTAAAAGTCGGGACAGCAAGCGAAACTTGGACCGAATCAAAAAGAGTTTCAACAACTAA
- a CDS encoding gluconokinase, producing MPNGKTVIVVMGVSGSGKTEIGKLLSQKLSRPFYDGDDFHPVANIKKMSSGNPLNDDDRKEWLIQLNKLAIKHRDKGAIIACSALKKNYRSILRAGMGDSMVFVYLNGSFKLIQSRLNKRKGHFMSAQLLQSQFDTLEPPSKAITVSIEHPPEKIVEEIMKKL from the coding sequence ATGCCTAACGGTAAAACTGTGATAGTAGTTATGGGAGTAAGCGGCTCCGGAAAAACAGAAATCGGAAAACTGCTTTCGCAAAAACTCTCCCGGCCATTTTACGATGGTGATGACTTTCATCCCGTAGCGAACATAAAAAAAATGAGCTCTGGGAATCCTCTAAATGACGATGACCGTAAAGAATGGTTGATACAGCTCAATAAATTGGCCATAAAACATCGGGACAAGGGTGCTATAATCGCTTGTTCTGCCCTAAAAAAGAACTACAGAAGCATTTTACGGGCAGGAATGGGGGATAGCATGGTCTTTGTTTATTTAAACGGGTCTTTTAAATTAATACAATCTAGATTGAACAAAAGAAAAGGGCATTTTATGAGTGCTCAACTTTTACAATCACAATTTGATACGCTGGAACCCCCATCCAAAGCAATTACCGTTTCCATTGAGCACCCACCAGAAAAGATTGTTGAGGAGATTATGAAAAAGCTTTAA